The Myxococcales bacterium genomic sequence GTGAAGCGCGTTTGGGCACCGAAGGGAATGTAGGTCAACGTCAAGGTGTGGCGGGAGAGCCCCAACTCCACGCTGGCGCGTTGTATGCGAACGAGCGTGTCTTGCTGCCCCACCTCGTCTGCTGTGAACGTGGTGCCTGTAGCGCCGTAGCGGTTGTCGTTCTGCGCGACGTAAGCGGGGCCCGTTTCGTAACGAAACGTGAAGGTCTGCGCCTCGGCGTAACCACACCAAAGAGCGAGCCCCGTAACGGACGCCAGGGCGATGCGCCCGGCTTCGAGACAAAGCTTCGAGATTTTGAATCGGACATGGAAAGGACACTGCATGCCGCCTGCGACATGCAAAGCAGCGGCCTTCCCCTGCGGGTCGCTCTTTTTGTGCAAACCCGGTGCAGCAGCCTACGCGCTCGATTGTCGAGCCAGATCGGTGTGGGCCGCGTCTGCGAACGAGGCCGCTGTGCTGTGACGGGCGCGCACCAAGGTGATGAGGGCGAGCTCTGGGCGTGCGCCCAGGCGAATGGGGGGGCCACTCGTGCCCAAACCGTGGTTTACGAACAGGGTCGTTCGGCCCAGGCGGTAAAGGCCGGAAGAAAACGGGGTCATGAGGCGCGCGAGGTTGAAGCGCCGGACGAGCCAGGGCACGGCGAATTGGCCACCATGGGTGTGACCGGACAGGACGAGATCGACGCCCGCCTGCGACGCGGGCGGAAACAACGCCGGATCGTGGGCCAACAACACGGTGGGCACGCGTGCTGGTCTGTCGCGTAGCGCCCTGCCGAGATCGTCGCGCTCACTCCAGTTGTCGTCGACACCGGCCAGGTACAGCGTGCCTCCAGGGCGTCGCAGGAGAACGCCGCGGTTCGATAGAACCCGTACGCCCTGAGCTTCGAGGGCCGGACCGACTGTCCCGTCGGTGCCGAAATAGTCGTGGTTGCCCAGACAGCCGAAGGCGCCGAACGGGGCTTTCAATCCGCCGAGCGCCATCGCCACGTCCTCGACGTGGTCCGTTCCCGAGGTGATGAGATCGCCCGTGACCACCGCGAGGTCGGCCTTCAAGGCATTGGCGCGCCGAACCCAGTGGGCGACCCGGGCACGCGGCGTGAAGGGGCCGCAGTGTAGGTCGCTCAGGTGAACGATCCGGAATCCCTCGAAGGCCTGGGGCAAGTTTTCGATGAGTATGGACATGCGCGTCACGCGCGGACGAGGGCGCAGCGCGCGCAGGGTCCAAAGCCCCGCCAGGGGAAAACAGACCAGGAGAGCGGTGGGGGTCGGAAGGGGCGTGACGGCCGCCACCGAGAGCGCTGCGACGGCGTGGGCCGTGAACACGAGGCAGAACGTCCACCACGTGTAGAAGGGCCACATCACCAGGTATTTGTGAAGTCGCGACCGGGGCCGATGGTCCCACGGGCTCCTCAGAAGCTGTCCCATGAACGGCAGCGACACCAAGGCTCCGCACGTGACCGTGATCCAGGCCGGCACCCCCAGTGTGCTGGCGGCCCAGACCACCGGAAGTTGAGCCAGGGCGGCCACCGCGAGGACGGCGGCGATGACCTTGGCGCGCCGTTGACGAAGATGAATCACGACCTAAATCTGAAAGGGGTGAAGCTCGCGGTCGAGCAGGTTTTCAAGAAGAAGAGGATGAGGGACACACCTCAGCGGCGAGCAGCGCGCAGTCGTCCTTGACGAGCGCGCGCCCACGAAACGCGCTGAGGTCGCGTTGAATGCCTGCGAGAAGCTCGTCGAGGGACTGTGCCGCCCGAGCTTGGAAGACCTTCGAGAGCCGCTCGGGACCGAACATCTCACCGCGCTCGTCGAACTGCTCCGTGATTCCATCCGTGAAGGCCAAAAAACGTGTCCCGTGCTCCGCGAAAGCCAGTGTGAGCTCGGGCCACGCGAGCCCATCGCCTTGGGTGATGCCCAGCGGCAGCCCCGGCGGGAGTGGCGCGAGTCCTGTTTCCGAGAACAGCAGACCTCCGTGCCCGAAGTTGCACACCTGCAGGCCTTGGCCGTGAGCCGGCACCCGCATGAGCAAACCGGTGACGAAAAGAGGCCGAGGGGGCTCGTCAGCCAGGCCTTTCGGCATGCGCTCGCAGAGCGTGTGGTTGAGACGTGACGTGACCTCGGGAAGAGCGAGATCCTCGTGAACTTGTTCTGCCAGGGCGTCGCGGAGCAGCTCCACCACCAAGGCGGCCGGACGGCCGTGCCCCATGACGTCGGCAATGACCAGCTCGATTCCGCCGGCCTTGCGCTCACGGAACCAAATGAGGTCGCCGCCGTCCCCGTGCAAGGGTTCGACGCCCCCCGTGAGATCCAAGGCGCCCGCGTGCAACGCGCAGTGGTGACGGAGGTGCGTCCGTGTGCCGCGCTCCTGTTCGGCCTTCCAGGCCTCGACAAGGACACTGCGGTGAACGAGGTAGGTTCTTCCGGTCTCGGGGTCGACGACCCTTTCGATCCGTAAAGTGTGTGTGCGTCGCTCCTGGGGTGAGGGACACAAAAGCGTATCTTCGTAACGAGGGATATTGCCTTCGAGCAAAGCGGTATAGATCACGGTCCAGCGCGCCTTTTCGCTGCCGCTGAAGTTGTCGAGCACGCTGTCGTGCCCGCCGTCCCGCACCGCATGCCCGTGGTTGTCGGACGCGAAGCGCCGCCATCCTTCGTTGACGAACACGATCTTCAGCTGCGCGTCGGTCACGTAGCATACGTCCCTCGTATCGAGGCCTGTTCGAGCAAGGAACGGGGGAACGTCGCAGAGCACGCCAACGCCCTATCGGCCGGTGTGCGCCCGTGCTGGAGGGGCGCTGGGCGGTGGTCTGAAGATACGTGAAGGCAAGCGTGCACGGCCGTGCATGCGGTAGGCTCACATGGGTGATCCTGCTGTATGGTGCGTACGGATATACGGGGGCATTGGTGGCACGCCGGGCCGCCGCAACTGGGGTGCCTCTCGTCCTGGCGGGCCGCAACCTGGCGCCGCTCGAGGTCCTCGCGGCAGAGCTGGGCTACGAGGCGAGAGCCTTTGCCGTTGGTGATGACCCGCAGGCCGTCCGGGCCGCCCTCGCGGGGATCCGCGTGGTCCTGAATTGCGCGGGGCCCTTTTCGTCGACGGCCGTTCCCCTCGCGAACCACTGTCTGCAGGCAGGGGTTCACTACCTGGATATCACCGGGGAAATCCAGGTGTTCGAGGACTTGTTGCGCCTCGACGCGCCCGCCAGGTCCGCGGGGTGCACCCTGCTGCCCGGCGCTGGTTTCGACGTGGTCCCCTCCGACTGCCTGGCCCGCTACGTGGCGGGGCGCTTGCCCGGGGCCCACCGCCTCGTTTTGGCGTTCGAGACCTCGTCGCGGGCCTCACGGGGCACCGCGCTCACGGCCCTCGGCACCTCGGGGGCTGGCTGGGTGCGACGAGACGGTGCCCTGGCGAAGGTGCCGCTCGCACATCGGACGATCCGGGTAGAGCTCGGCCGGGGCCTGCGCACCGCCGTGGGCATTCCCTGGGGCGATGTGGCGACTGCCTTTTACAGCACGGCGATCCCGAACATCGAGACCTTCGTCGTGCTGCCTTTCGGCGCGCGCTTGGCGCTGCCTGCCGTACGCGCGCTCGCGCTTGCGCCGGTGCGGACCTTCGTGGCGAAGCGTGTGCGCGCCGCGCGCCCTGGACCGTCGGCCCGCCAACGGGCGCGAGGCTGGGCGCGTTTGTGGGCTGAAGCCAGCGCGCCTGACGGCCGCCGGGTATGCGCGCGCCTCGAGACCCCAGAGCCCTACGAATTTACGAGCTGGACCGCGTTGGCGCTCGCGTTGCGCGCCCACGAAGGGGCCTTGCCCCCGGGATTTCAGACGCCGTCGAGCGCGCAAGGAGCCGATTACGTCTTGTCGTTCCCGGATGTGCGGCGCGAAGACGTGCCCGCCTGATGTCTCAGGGCGCGTTCCAGGCCTGACGAATCAGGTCCTTCAAGCGTTCGGGATCGATCGCGGACGTTTTGCACATGAACCCCGTTTTGTGCGCGAAATGAACGTCGGGTTCGTTTTGCACGCGCGAAAAATCGAGGTGCGGGTGGTCTTCGTAGCGGGAGATGCCGTAGCCGGGACCACGCCGATCGGGATACACCGTGGCCGCGATGTGCGGGTGCCAGCCTTGCGCGCGGATGAAGGCCGCAACGGCGCTCGAGGGCTCTTCCGTCTCGGCCTCGGTGCGGGGCAAAAAGACCACCTCGATCGGCGCACCGCCGGTTTCGAGCTGCCACCGTGAGGCATGCTTTGCCGTGAACGCAAGCTGAGACCGAATCGTCTCGAGATACGTCAAGAGGTCCTCGCCGATGAAGCGCATCACCTCGTAGAGCGGTTCGCCGGGGGCCAGCTGCTTGCTGGCAGCGAAGCGGCGCAGCAACGTCACGTCGATGGGAGAGTTCAGCTTCGCCACCACGTCTCGCCCGACGCCCAGCCACTCGGCGGTGCGGGTGGGCCCCCGTGAGTCGAACCACTCGGCGGGCTCGAGCCAGGGGCAGAAGAGCCGGGCGTCCCCGTAGAGTCCGAGATGCGCCAGCACCAAGCTGATGGACGAGGTGGGCTCGTGCTCGCGAGGGAAGTGGTGATGGTCGAAGTTCATGCGCGCCGGATCGTGGGACCCTCCGATGTCCACCACCGCCACCCTGGGATTCTGGAGGTCGTCTTCAGAGGGCTCCCGGCGCTGGATGGGGGCTCCGGACTTCGCTGCCAGCACGCATACGGCAAGGAAGTCGTCTTTGTGGGCCCCTCCGGGGTGCGTGACGATGTGGTCGAGCATGGTGCGCGGCACCCTAGCATGCGCGCGCCGTGGGCCCGTTCAGCGCAGGCGGGCGAGGCCGTCGCGTGCCTGTGAGGCATGCCAGCCGCGGGGGGCAAGGGCGAGGTACTGCGCGTAGGCCTTGTGGGCTTTGGCTTTCTCGCCTGCCTTCTCGGCAGCTTGGGCGACGATGATCGCGGCTTCGGGCAGCTGCGCATCCAGCGCCAGCGCACGCTCGGCCCACGCCCCCGCTTCGGACACCTGGTCTCGCCGAAAGTGCGCCTGCGCGATCTGAAGCGCGCGGGGCGCCTGGGGCTCGTGGACGAAGAGCGCCCCACAGGACTCGGTGAGGTCGCGCCAGCGTCGTTGAGCCGCTGCGGCTTCACACGCGCTTCTCAGGGCAATGAGCTCCTCGTCCGACGAGGGAAGAGCGGCTGACGGCGCGGCAGGCTCGCTCATGTCTTGCAACGCGACGTCGTGCGCATCGAGTTCAGGGCTCGTGGCCTCCACGACCGGCGCCTCTTCAATCGAGGGAGGTGCTTGCACCGTTGGTGCAGGTGCCACGGGAGGTGTGAGCGCGTTGAGTTCGACGGGTGGAGCCACATCGTTGGCGTTGCGGAACCTGGTGCTCAGGCCCCAGATGGCGGTCACGGTCAAAACGGCGCTGAGAAGCGCCAAAGCCCGGTCCCGTTGCTGCCGTCGGCGTTGCGCCCGGCGCGCGGACTCGAGCGCTTGGAGCGAGGCCCGCACGGCTTCGTTGACCTGGC encodes the following:
- a CDS encoding metallophosphoesterase, coding for MIHLRQRRAKVIAAVLAVAALAQLPVVWAASTLGVPAWITVTCGALVSLPFMGQLLRSPWDHRPRSRLHKYLVMWPFYTWWTFCLVFTAHAVAALSVAAVTPLPTPTALLVCFPLAGLWTLRALRPRPRVTRMSILIENLPQAFEGFRIVHLSDLHCGPFTPRARVAHWVRRANALKADLAVVTGDLITSGTDHVEDVAMALGGLKAPFGAFGCLGNHDYFGTDGTVGPALEAQGVRVLSNRGVLLRRPGGTLYLAGVDDNWSERDDLGRALRDRPARVPTVLLAHDPALFPPASQAGVDLVLSGHTHGGQFAVPWLVRRFNLARLMTPFSSGLYRLGRTTLFVNHGLGTSGPPIRLGARPELALITLVRARHSTAASFADAAHTDLARQSSA
- a CDS encoding serine/threonine-protein phosphatase is translated as MTDAQLKIVFVNEGWRRFASDNHGHAVRDGGHDSVLDNFSGSEKARWTVIYTALLEGNIPRYEDTLLCPSPQERRTHTLRIERVVDPETGRTYLVHRSVLVEAWKAEQERGTRTHLRHHCALHAGALDLTGGVEPLHGDGGDLIWFRERKAGGIELVIADVMGHGRPAALVVELLRDALAEQVHEDLALPEVTSRLNHTLCERMPKGLADEPPRPLFVTGLLMRVPAHGQGLQVCNFGHGGLLFSETGLAPLPPGLPLGITQGDGLAWPELTLAFAEHGTRFLAFTDGITEQFDERGEMFGPERLSKVFQARAAQSLDELLAGIQRDLSAFRGRALVKDDCALLAAEVCPSSSSS
- a CDS encoding saccharopine dehydrogenase NADP-binding domain-containing protein, whose translation is MILLYGAYGYTGALVARRAAATGVPLVLAGRNLAPLEVLAAELGYEARAFAVGDDPQAVRAALAGIRVVLNCAGPFSSTAVPLANHCLQAGVHYLDITGEIQVFEDLLRLDAPARSAGCTLLPGAGFDVVPSDCLARYVAGRLPGAHRLVLAFETSSRASRGTALTALGTSGAGWVRRDGALAKVPLAHRTIRVELGRGLRTAVGIPWGDVATAFYSTAIPNIETFVVLPFGARLALPAVRALALAPVRTFVAKRVRAARPGPSARQRARGWARLWAEASAPDGRRVCARLETPEPYEFTSWTALALALRAHEGALPPGFQTPSSAQGADYVLSFPDVRREDVPA
- a CDS encoding MYG1 family protein, which translates into the protein MLDHIVTHPGGAHKDDFLAVCVLAAKSGAPIQRREPSEDDLQNPRVAVVDIGGSHDPARMNFDHHHFPREHEPTSSISLVLAHLGLYGDARLFCPWLEPAEWFDSRGPTRTAEWLGVGRDVVAKLNSPIDVTLLRRFAASKQLAPGEPLYEVMRFIGEDLLTYLETIRSQLAFTAKHASRWQLETGGAPIEVVFLPRTEAETEEPSSAVAAFIRAQGWHPHIAATVYPDRRGPGYGISRYEDHPHLDFSRVQNEPDVHFAHKTGFMCKTSAIDPERLKDLIRQAWNAP